The following nucleotide sequence is from Azoarcus sp. CIB.
AACACCGGGATCTGCACGAGGATCGGCAGGCAGCCGCCCAGCGGGTTGATCTTCTCCCGCTTGTACATCTCCATCATCTCCTGCTGCAGCTTGACCTTGTCGTTGCCGTACAGCTCCTTCAGGCGCTGCATGCGCGGGCCGAGCACGCGCATCTTGGCCATCGACTTGTAGCTCGCTGCCGACAGTGGGAAGAACGCCGCCTTGATCAGCACGGTGACGAGGATGATCGCCCAGCCCCAGTTGCCGATGAGATTGTGGAACCACGACAGCACCCAGAACAGCGGCGCCGCGATCACCGTGAGCCAGCCGTAGTCGACGACGAGATCGAGGCCCGTGGCGATGCCTTCCAGCTTGTCCTGCTCCTGCGGGCCGGCATACAGGCGCGTCGACACCTTCCCCGTCTCGCCCGGCGCAACCGCCGCGACCGGCATGATCAGGCCCGACGAGTACAGGCCGTCGCCGACCTTGCGTGCGAAGAACTCGCGCTCGACACCGTCCTGCGGCAGCCACGCGCTGACGAAGTAGTGCTGCACCAGCGCGACCCAGCCATCGTTCGCCTTCTTCACGAACTTGGCCTTGCCCTTGTCGATTTCCTCGAACTGCACCTTCTGGAACTTCTCGGCTTCGCTGTAGAAGGCCGGGCCGGTGAACACGCTGACGCCGAAGCCCTCGACCGATTCCGCCGGCTTGCCGTCGCGCGTCATCTGGAAATACGCGTGCGCGTTGAGCGGCGCACCGCCGCCGTTGGCGATCTCGTAGGCGACATCGACGAGGTAGCTGCCGCGATGGAAGGTCATCAGCTTCGTGACCTTCACGCCGTTCTGCTCCGGCGCCTCGAGTCGCAGCGTCAGGCTGTCCTGGCCGTCCTTGAGCACCTGCTCACCGGCGGGCAGCGCGAACACCGTCTTGTGGCTTGGCAGGCCGTCGCCGATCAGGCCCGACTGCGCCGCATACAGGTGCTCGGTGCCGTCGTCGA
It contains:
- the yidC gene encoding membrane protein insertase YidC, translating into MDQRRLILFLIFSFAVIMLWDGWQKHNRPIPAPTAAVAEQQAPGSSVPGAVPTPSTSMAGVSAVPEARAGVSNAPRVTVRTDVFVAEVSAEGGSIVRLELAQHKSKTDVSRNFVLFDDGTEHLYAAQSGLIGDGLPSHKTVFALPAGEQVLKDGQDSLTLRLEAPEQNGVKVTKLMTFHRGSYLVDVAYEIANGGGAPLNAHAYFQMTRDGKPAESVEGFGVSVFTGPAFYSEAEKFQKVQFEEIDKGKAKFVKKANDGWVALVQHYFVSAWLPQDGVEREFFARKVGDGLYSSGLIMPVAAVAPGETGKVSTRLYAGPQEQDKLEGIATGLDLVVDYGWLTVIAAPLFWVLSWFHNLIGNWGWAIILVTVLIKAAFFPLSAASYKSMAKMRVLGPRMQRLKELYGNDKVKLQQEMMEMYKREKINPLGGCLPILVQIPVFIALYWVLLGSVEMRHAPWLGWIQDLSSKDPFYILPIIMGATMLIQTKLNPTPPDPIQAKVMLAMPIVFTFMFLWFPSGLVLYWVVNNTLSIAQQWQITRMIEGGKSGAKPA